Proteins from a single region of Candidatus Delongbacteria bacterium:
- a CDS encoding T9SS type A sorting domain-containing protein translates to MKALSILLVGCLGLGSSALASSTNPAGTRLPSQPGQYGHARTSQEVLVVRDYQPWGGDVVPRFTERGVNVTVASSMDLRTADLSTYCLVYVTGAMTENGDDTSLNLNSLAARNNLAAYVTDGGAVLYNTASLGATLRLPGGVNSAVAPQSYNLFPDVNPLSAGMPFPLFEGGMASHDSLMNLPGTTLSYITDLDGHVTGADYPVGAGRVLALTQPFEYYLGDGAGTFPHMLTLLDNALGYALSMGQCDGQVVPGELSLSMDAISAFGCTDELYNPAAGDLALTITNVGGSACQGITATLLAGTGLQAVGSPVQGADQLLPGESITLTFQVAPLGTPCDESLHYDLLVDCATCPALATSGMIWVPCCGVVDALDAPRAFELRGNHPNPFNPVTTIDYSLSVTTDVRLSVFSLTGERVATLVDGPQAAGAHRVSFDASQLSSGLYLYRLEAEGRTLTGRMLLIK, encoded by the coding sequence ATGAAGGCCTTGTCAATCCTGCTTGTTGGTTGTCTGGGTCTGGGCTCCAGCGCCCTGGCCAGTTCGACAAACCCGGCAGGCACCCGGCTGCCGTCCCAGCCCGGGCAGTACGGTCACGCCCGCACGTCCCAGGAAGTCCTGGTGGTGCGTGATTACCAGCCCTGGGGCGGGGACGTGGTTCCCCGGTTCACGGAGCGCGGCGTCAACGTCACCGTGGCCAGCTCCATGGATCTGCGCACGGCCGACCTGAGCACCTATTGCCTCGTCTACGTCACCGGCGCCATGACGGAGAACGGCGACGACACTTCGCTCAACCTGAATTCCCTGGCCGCCCGCAACAATCTGGCGGCCTACGTCACCGACGGCGGCGCGGTCTTGTACAACACGGCCAGCCTGGGCGCCACCCTGCGCCTGCCCGGCGGCGTGAACTCGGCCGTTGCGCCCCAGAGCTACAACCTGTTTCCGGACGTCAACCCGCTGAGCGCGGGCATGCCCTTTCCGCTCTTCGAAGGCGGAATGGCCAGCCACGACAGCCTGATGAACCTGCCCGGCACGACACTCAGCTACATCACCGACCTGGACGGCCACGTCACGGGCGCGGACTATCCCGTGGGCGCGGGCCGCGTGCTGGCGCTGACCCAGCCCTTCGAGTACTACCTGGGCGATGGGGCCGGGACCTTCCCGCACATGCTGACCCTGCTGGACAACGCCCTCGGCTACGCCCTCTCCATGGGCCAGTGCGACGGCCAGGTGGTCCCCGGCGAGCTGAGCCTGTCCATGGACGCCATCAGCGCCTTCGGCTGCACCGACGAGCTCTACAATCCCGCCGCCGGCGATCTGGCGCTCACCATCACCAACGTGGGCGGCTCCGCCTGCCAGGGCATCACGGCCACCCTGCTGGCCGGCACCGGCCTGCAGGCCGTGGGTTCCCCCGTCCAGGGCGCCGACCAACTGCTGCCCGGCGAGAGCATCACGCTGACCTTCCAGGTGGCTCCGCTGGGCACGCCCTGCGACGAGTCCCTGCACTACGACCTGCTGGTGGACTGCGCCACCTGCCCGGCCCTGGCCACCTCCGGCATGATCTGGGTTCCCTGTTGCGGCGTGGTGGACGCGCTGGACGCTCCCCGGGCCTTCGAGCTGCGGGGCAACCACCCCAACCCCTTCAACCCGGTCACGACCATCGACTACAGCCTGTCTGTCACCACGGACGTGCGGCTGAGCGTGTTCAGCCTGACCGGCGAGCGGGTGGCCACCCTGGTGGACGGCCCGCAGGCGGCCGGCGCGCATCGGGTTTCCTTCGACGCCAGCCAGCTGAGCAGCGGCCTCTACCTCTATCGCCTGGAGGCCGAGGGCCGCACCCTGACCGGACGCATGCTGCTGATCAAATAA